One genomic window of Actinoalloteichus hoggarensis includes the following:
- a CDS encoding sensor histidine kinase — protein MTWDAGAGEHPSSGTRESAVTDEAQTANRSRLAWKAEQLRVWDLLQLITPWSLLTISTALYFSRVLPASGEGFWPEGASVLGLVAVAVPWVLFGHTLPIRRRTLRPMSAGVFFVGLLVLCVTLMTYSESFLVFTVAGFFHAYLLRPWPLGVLGVLATSVALNGSAMRVWTDPTSDMLAEFILIVAVQTAAIGVGILLTARSEPEERKREELVERLEAALHENAGLHAQLVAQARESGAQDERQRLAGEIHDTLAQGLAGIITQLQAAERSASMRGETEEHVARALRLARSSLTEARRSVQALAPQELGRAHLPDALRTLTERWSEDQGISARLAVTGTREPLSPAIEVSLFRVAQESLTNVAKHAEASRVGVTLSYTGTEVLLDVRDDGRGFGTGGGAGFGLTSMRQRIRGVGGHLEVQSAPGDGTSVSARVPAIALGGAGAKGETDR, from the coding sequence ATGACGTGGGACGCCGGGGCCGGTGAGCACCCGAGCTCCGGGACACGCGAATCCGCCGTCACGGACGAGGCGCAGACCGCGAATCGCTCCCGGCTGGCCTGGAAGGCGGAGCAGCTGCGGGTCTGGGACCTGCTGCAGTTGATCACGCCGTGGTCGCTGCTGACGATCTCGACGGCCCTCTATTTCTCGCGGGTGCTCCCGGCCTCCGGTGAAGGCTTCTGGCCCGAGGGCGCCTCGGTCCTCGGGCTGGTCGCGGTCGCGGTGCCGTGGGTGCTGTTCGGACACACGCTGCCCATCAGGCGCAGAACGCTCCGGCCCATGTCGGCGGGCGTCTTCTTCGTCGGGCTGCTCGTACTCTGCGTCACCCTCATGACGTACTCCGAGAGCTTCCTCGTCTTCACGGTCGCGGGCTTCTTCCACGCGTACCTGCTCAGGCCGTGGCCGTTGGGGGTGCTCGGGGTCCTGGCCACCTCCGTGGCGCTCAACGGGTCGGCGATGCGGGTGTGGACCGACCCGACCTCGGACATGCTCGCGGAGTTCATCCTGATCGTCGCCGTGCAGACCGCGGCGATCGGCGTGGGAATCCTGCTGACGGCGCGCAGCGAGCCGGAGGAACGCAAGCGGGAGGAACTCGTCGAGCGACTTGAGGCTGCACTGCACGAGAACGCCGGACTCCACGCGCAACTGGTCGCTCAGGCCCGTGAATCCGGGGCGCAGGACGAGCGGCAGCGATTGGCGGGCGAGATCCACGACACCCTGGCGCAGGGGCTCGCGGGCATCATCACGCAACTCCAGGCGGCGGAGCGGTCCGCGAGTATGCGGGGCGAGACGGAAGAGCACGTCGCGCGTGCGCTTCGACTCGCGCGCAGCAGCCTGACCGAGGCCAGACGGTCCGTGCAGGCGCTCGCTCCCCAGGAACTCGGGCGAGCGCACCTTCCCGACGCGCTGCGCACGTTGACCGAGCGATGGTCGGAGGACCAGGGGATCAGCGCGCGGCTGGCGGTCACCGGTACCCGAGAGCCGCTGAGCCCGGCGATCGAGGTGTCTCTCTTCCGGGTCGCGCAGGAGTCGCTGACCAACGTGGCGAAGCACGCGGAGGCCTCGCGCGTCGGTGTCACGCTGTCGTACACGGGCACCGAGGTGCTGTTGGACGTGCGGGATGATGGACGCGGCTTCGGCACAGGGGGCGGCGCCGGCTTCGGCCTGACGAGCATGCGCCAGCGCATCAGAGGGGTGGGCGGTCACCTGGAGGTGCAGAGCGCACCGGGCGACGGGACCTCCGTCAGCGCGCGCGTTCCGGCGATCGCCCTCGGGGGTGCGGGAGCGAAGGGGGAGACCGACCGATGA
- a CDS encoding ABC transporter permease translates to MRAPLKAVKVETRLFLRDSATVMFGVLFPTALLLGLGAVPALRESSPETGGLRSIDIWAPTALVFGMVMIAVQHVPSVIATYRERGILRRLSTTPAHPRGVLLAQMIVAFASVVVAAALMIFSAWAVLGIAPPERPLEFVVAFLVGYAALLGIGMIAAAVARTSSAANQIGTLLFVTLMFAGGAFLPRVLMPDLLREVGEFIPPGLQALTAAWSVEAGEITATAGGQPFWLQITIMAGIAVTASAIAAKLFRWE, encoded by the coding sequence ATGCGCGCTCCCCTGAAGGCGGTCAAGGTTGAGACGAGGCTCTTCCTTCGAGACTCCGCCACCGTCATGTTCGGTGTCCTGTTCCCGACGGCACTCCTGCTCGGGCTCGGTGCCGTCCCGGCCCTCCGAGAGTCGTCGCCGGAGACGGGCGGGCTCCGGTCCATCGACATCTGGGCGCCGACCGCACTGGTGTTCGGAATGGTGATGATCGCCGTGCAGCACGTCCCGTCGGTCATCGCGACGTATCGCGAGCGCGGCATCCTGCGCAGGCTGTCGACCACTCCCGCGCATCCGCGCGGCGTCCTGCTGGCGCAGATGATCGTCGCGTTCGCCTCCGTGGTCGTCGCCGCGGCGCTCATGATCTTCTCGGCGTGGGCGGTGCTGGGCATCGCGCCGCCCGAGCGGCCCCTGGAGTTCGTCGTCGCCTTCCTCGTCGGCTATGCGGCGCTGCTCGGAATCGGCATGATCGCGGCGGCCGTGGCCCGCACGAGCAGTGCCGCCAACCAGATCGGCACCCTGCTGTTCGTCACGCTGATGTTCGCAGGCGGAGCCTTCCTGCCCCGTGTCCTCATGCCCGACCTGCTGCGTGAGGTCGGCGAATTCATCCCGCCCGGTCTACAGGCTCTCACCGCGGCGTGGTCCGTCGAGGCAGGCGAGATCACCGCCACCGCCGGTGGCCAGCCCTTCTGGCTGCAGATCACCATAATGGCGGGAATCGCGGTGACCGCGAGCGCGATCGCCGCGAAGCTGTTCCGCTGGGAGTAG
- a CDS encoding ABC transporter ATP-binding protein has translation MNAVEVRDLHQRYGGHVAVDDVSFTVEEGEIFGIIGPNGAGKTTTVECIAGLRTPDSGSISVLGLDPIKDRAEVRERLGVQPQESSFPDAIKVAEALELYSSFYREPADWRELMELLNLTEKRDTRYKSLSGGQKQRLSIALALVGDPKVAILDELTTGLDPQARRDTWSLIERVRDRGVTILLVTHFMDEAERLSDRIAVIDSGRVAALDTPAGLIARANTVRQVRFRVSQPLDRSVLTELPDVTDVAIAEGRWLVTGRGELLSSVAGALARAQVVARDLRVDRSNLDDAFMAFTGRAPRSAQLSERAVD, from the coding sequence ATGAACGCAGTGGAAGTACGAGATCTGCACCAGCGCTACGGGGGGCACGTCGCCGTCGACGACGTCTCGTTCACCGTCGAAGAGGGGGAGATCTTCGGCATCATCGGGCCCAACGGCGCAGGCAAGACGACGACCGTCGAGTGCATCGCCGGGCTGCGGACACCCGACTCGGGCTCGATCTCCGTGCTGGGACTCGACCCGATCAAGGACCGGGCAGAGGTGCGTGAACGACTCGGCGTGCAACCGCAGGAGAGCAGTTTCCCCGATGCGATCAAGGTCGCCGAGGCGCTCGAACTCTACAGCTCGTTCTACCGGGAACCCGCCGACTGGCGCGAGCTCATGGAGCTCCTGAACCTCACCGAGAAGCGCGACACGCGGTACAAGTCCCTCTCGGGCGGACAGAAGCAGCGGCTCTCGATCGCCCTCGCTCTGGTGGGCGACCCGAAGGTCGCGATCCTCGACGAGCTCACGACCGGCCTGGACCCCCAGGCCAGACGCGACACCTGGAGCCTCATCGAACGGGTTCGCGACAGGGGCGTCACGATCCTCCTCGTCACACACTTCATGGACGAGGCGGAACGCCTCAGCGACCGGATCGCCGTCATCGACAGTGGTCGCGTTGCCGCACTGGACACGCCGGCGGGGCTGATCGCGCGAGCGAACACGGTGCGGCAGGTCCGCTTCCGCGTGAGTCAACCGCTGGACAGGAGTGTCCTGACCGAGCTGCCCGACGTGACCGACGTCGCGATCGCCGAGGGCCGCTGGCTGGTCACCGGCAGAGGAGAGCTTCTGAGCAGCGTCGCAGGGGCGCTCGCCAGGGCGCAGGTCGTGGCGCGGGATCTCCGCGTCGACCGGAGCAACCTCGACGACGCGTTCATGGCGTTCACGGGCCGCGCCCCGCGCTCCGCACAGCTCTCCGAGAGGGCGGTCGACTGA
- a CDS encoding nuclear transport factor 2 family protein, with product MPTRSAVDVFRQALPALQTGEVQSWLDLCTEDVVFEFPFARPEQPHRVEGRPALAEYLTAVTSRVRLDGLDALETHQTVNPDVAVIEATATGTVAATGEPYRMSYVVVLTLRDGLIARYRDYWNPLHTSDRKAAA from the coding sequence ATGCCCACCCGCTCCGCCGTCGACGTCTTTCGACAGGCGTTACCCGCTCTCCAGACCGGTGAGGTCCAGAGCTGGCTCGATCTGTGCACCGAGGACGTCGTCTTCGAGTTCCCCTTCGCCCGCCCCGAGCAGCCACACCGCGTCGAGGGCAGACCGGCTCTCGCCGAATACCTCACGGCCGTCACCTCCCGCGTCCGGCTCGACGGTCTGGACGCGCTGGAGACGCACCAGACGGTGAATCCCGACGTCGCCGTCATCGAGGCGACCGCCACCGGCACGGTCGCCGCCACCGGCGAGCCCTACCGGATGTCCTACGTGGTCGTGCTGACCCTGCGGGACGGGCTGATCGCGCGTTATCGGGACTACTGGAATCCCCTGCACACCTCGGACAGGAAGGCCGCGGCATGA
- a CDS encoding NAD(P)H-binding protein, producing the protein MTGASGTTGRRVAAGLAARGIAVTSANRSGTGPAGTRGTRFDWHDTSTHPGALHEVDRVYLIVPADDADPQAVMRPFLTLARESGVRRAVLLSSSALSSGGPGPGAVHEAVAELFDEWAVLRPSWFMQNFVGDHPHAATIRAESVITTATGDGRVGFIDADDIARVAVETLLSPVPWNTDLVLTGPEALSYDDVAAVLTDVGGRRIAHVPVDADTLRTRLEAAGVFPALAAMLSTLDVAIAGGIDDRVTDTVSQVTGTAPRSFREFAAAEFRL; encoded by the coding sequence GTGACCGGCGCGAGCGGGACCACCGGGCGCCGGGTGGCGGCCGGACTGGCCGCGCGGGGAATCGCCGTGACCTCGGCCAACCGCTCCGGGACCGGGCCTGCGGGGACCCGGGGGACCCGGTTCGACTGGCATGACACGAGCACGCACCCCGGCGCCCTCCACGAGGTCGACCGGGTATACCTCATCGTGCCCGCCGACGACGCCGATCCGCAGGCGGTGATGCGTCCCTTCCTCACCCTCGCCAGGGAGTCGGGGGTCCGCCGCGCCGTCCTGCTCAGCAGCTCCGCCCTGTCCTCGGGCGGCCCCGGACCAGGCGCCGTGCACGAGGCCGTCGCCGAGCTGTTCGACGAGTGGGCGGTCTTACGCCCGAGCTGGTTCATGCAGAACTTCGTCGGAGACCATCCGCACGCCGCCACCATCCGGGCGGAGTCCGTCATCACCACGGCCACCGGCGACGGGCGAGTCGGCTTCATCGACGCCGACGACATCGCCCGCGTCGCCGTCGAGACGCTGCTGTCGCCCGTCCCGTGGAACACGGACCTCGTCCTCACCGGTCCGGAGGCGCTGAGCTACGACGACGTCGCGGCCGTCCTGACCGACGTCGGCGGCCGTCGGATCGCCCACGTTCCCGTCGACGCCGACACGCTGCGAACCCGACTGGAGGCAGCCGGGGTGTTCCCGGCGCTCGCCGCGATGCTCAGCACGCTCGACGTCGCCATCGCAGGCGGGATCGACGACCGCGTTACGGATACCGTGTCACAGGTGACCGGCACGGCGCCTCGCTCCTTCCGCGAGTTCGCCGCCGCCGAATTCCGGTTGTAG
- a CDS encoding TetR/AcrR family transcriptional regulator yields MAGRERADAARNRQAILDAAATLFATSSDPLSITMNDIAAEAGVGKGTLFRRFGDRAGLLNAVYATRIGALHDAVATGPPPLGPGTPPSERVVAVLDALVEFKLHNRQVALALEHLEPGATNSCLDTPNYRNAHTLFAGLLTDVVGADQASWAAHALLAYTRIDLLGHLITAEGWSAERVRDQIGALAARILAR; encoded by the coding sequence GTGGCAGGCAGGGAACGAGCAGACGCCGCGCGCAACCGGCAGGCGATCCTCGATGCCGCGGCCACCCTCTTCGCGACCTCCTCCGATCCCCTGTCGATCACGATGAACGACATCGCGGCCGAGGCGGGAGTAGGCAAGGGCACGTTGTTCCGCCGTTTCGGCGACCGGGCCGGGCTGCTGAACGCGGTCTACGCGACGCGGATCGGCGCCCTGCACGACGCCGTCGCCACCGGCCCGCCCCCGTTGGGACCGGGCACGCCCCCGTCCGAGCGCGTCGTCGCCGTCCTCGACGCCCTCGTCGAGTTCAAGCTGCACAACCGCCAGGTGGCCCTGGCCTTGGAGCACCTCGAACCGGGAGCGACGAACTCCTGCCTCGACACCCCGAACTACCGCAACGCCCACACGCTGTTCGCCGGCCTGCTCACCGACGTCGTGGGCGCCGACCAGGCGTCCTGGGCCGCCCACGCGCTCCTCGCCTACACACGGATCGACCTGCTGGGACACCTGATCACCGCGGAGGGCTGGAGCGCCGAACGGGTCCGCGACCAGATCGGCGCACTCGCCGCACGCATCCTCGCCCGCTGA
- a CDS encoding alpha/beta hydrolase has translation MNRRRDVRRGATLLAVLGLSGALIGVPAATADEGTAPATPLAWGECPADVPNDPPLLQCATVPVPLDYGDPDGERIEIMISRLPSFNPEQRRGILLLNPGGPGGSGLDLSTLLSSQGLPNSVLAGYDLIGVDPRGVGHSAPVSCGFTADDTDYFGNIPPYAVDEAAVAEQARIAQGVAEQCAANDVDGRLRHLSTANTARDLDSIRAALGEEKASFLGYSYGSALGAAYASMFPDTADRVVLDSNIGDTHLDYEGIRRFGLGLEEMFPDFADWAAARHDSYELGSTPEEVRETYFDIAERLDENPVEGVVDGTLFRLATFGGLYREASYGRTAQLWQSVSVSDPAAQDVLALLDADLPVLPSGPPTGASEPSAFDNSWSAFLAVTCNDAEWPEDVETYQRGVAEDREAYPLFGAAAANIMPCAYWQEPLEEPVEIESDGPTNVLIVQNQRDPATPSRGGELLDEKFGDRSRLVSVDGSGHGVYVLGDNPCALNVTTRFLVHGDLPEKNITCAADGTAG, from the coding sequence GTGAATCGACGACGCGATGTCCGGCGAGGGGCGACCCTGCTGGCCGTGCTGGGTCTGTCCGGGGCACTGATCGGAGTGCCCGCGGCGACCGCGGACGAGGGAACCGCCCCCGCGACACCGCTCGCCTGGGGCGAGTGTCCGGCGGACGTGCCCAACGATCCGCCGCTGTTGCAGTGCGCCACGGTGCCGGTGCCGCTGGACTACGGCGACCCCGACGGCGAGCGGATCGAGATCATGATCTCGCGGCTGCCCAGCTTCAACCCGGAACAGCGACGCGGCATCCTGCTGCTGAACCCCGGCGGCCCGGGCGGCTCCGGGCTGGACCTGTCCACGCTCTTGAGCTCCCAGGGCCTTCCGAACAGCGTCCTGGCGGGCTACGACCTGATCGGCGTGGACCCCAGGGGTGTCGGGCATTCGGCCCCGGTCAGCTGCGGCTTCACCGCCGACGACACGGACTACTTCGGCAACATCCCGCCGTACGCGGTCGACGAGGCCGCCGTCGCCGAGCAGGCGCGGATCGCCCAGGGTGTCGCCGAGCAGTGCGCCGCCAACGACGTCGACGGGCGGCTGCGGCACCTGTCGACGGCGAACACGGCGCGTGATCTGGACTCGATCCGTGCGGCGTTGGGCGAGGAGAAGGCGAGCTTCCTGGGCTATTCCTACGGCAGCGCGTTGGGCGCCGCCTACGCCTCGATGTTCCCGGACACCGCCGACCGAGTCGTGCTCGACAGCAACATCGGCGACACCCATCTCGACTACGAGGGCATCCGCCGGTTCGGCCTCGGATTGGAGGAGATGTTCCCGGACTTCGCGGACTGGGCCGCGGCCCGACACGACTCCTATGAGCTGGGCAGCACCCCGGAGGAGGTGCGCGAGACCTACTTCGACATCGCCGAACGGCTCGACGAGAACCCGGTGGAGGGCGTCGTCGACGGGACGCTCTTCCGGCTCGCCACCTTCGGCGGGCTCTACCGGGAGGCGTCCTACGGCAGGACCGCGCAGCTCTGGCAGTCGGTGTCCGTCTCGGACCCGGCGGCCCAGGACGTGCTGGCGCTGCTCGACGCCGATCTGCCCGTGCTGCCGAGCGGTCCGCCGACCGGCGCGTCGGAGCCCTCGGCGTTCGACAACTCCTGGTCGGCCTTCCTGGCGGTGACCTGCAACGACGCCGAGTGGCCCGAGGACGTCGAGACCTACCAGCGTGGCGTGGCCGAGGACCGTGAGGCCTACCCGCTGTTCGGCGCGGCCGCCGCCAACATCATGCCCTGCGCGTACTGGCAGGAGCCGCTGGAGGAGCCGGTGGAGATCGAGAGCGACGGGCCGACGAACGTCCTGATCGTGCAGAACCAGCGGGACCCGGCGACCCCGTCGCGCGGCGGCGAACTGCTCGACGAGAAGTTCGGCGACCGGTCCCGCCTGGTGAGCGTCGACGGCAGCGGCCACGGCGTCTACGTCCTCGGCGACAACCCCTGCGCCCTGAACGTCACCACGCGATTCCTGGTCCACGGCGACCTGCCCGAGAAGAACATCACCTGCGCGGCGGACGGCACCGCGGGCTGA
- a CDS encoding response regulator — MIRVVVVDDQALVRHGIRTLLDIADIDVVGEADDGRAALEVIEEASPEVVLLDLRMPRYDGIWTLRQLAERRIDIPVLVLTTFDDDTVVLDALRAGARGYLLKDVTLEQLARAVHTLADGGTLIAPSITDRMLRAIRSGPTPGEIAAPPVQELTEREREVLRLMAEGYSNREIAEVLFLAEGTVKNHVSTILVKLGARDRTNAVLRALHQGILR, encoded by the coding sequence GTGATCCGGGTGGTGGTGGTCGACGACCAGGCGCTCGTGCGGCACGGCATCCGCACCCTGCTGGACATCGCAGACATCGACGTGGTCGGTGAGGCCGACGACGGCCGCGCCGCCTTGGAGGTCATCGAAGAGGCATCACCCGAGGTGGTCCTGCTCGACCTGCGGATGCCCCGCTACGACGGCATCTGGACGTTGCGCCAACTGGCCGAACGCCGGATCGACATCCCGGTGCTGGTCCTCACCACCTTCGACGATGACACCGTCGTCCTGGACGCCCTGAGGGCGGGGGCACGCGGCTACCTGCTCAAGGACGTGACCCTGGAGCAGCTGGCCCGCGCCGTGCACACCCTGGCGGACGGCGGGACACTCATCGCGCCGTCGATCACCGACCGCATGCTGCGGGCGATCCGCTCCGGCCCCACACCGGGGGAGATCGCCGCGCCGCCCGTCCAGGAGCTGACCGAACGCGAACGCGAGGTGCTGCGCCTCATGGCCGAGGGGTACAGCAATCGTGAGATCGCCGAGGTGCTGTTCCTCGCGGAGGGGACCGTGAAGAACCACGTGTCGACCATCCTGGTGAAGCTCGGCGCCAGGGACCGGACCAACGCCGTGCTGCGCGCGCTGCATCAGGGCATCCTGCGCTAG
- a CDS encoding sensor histidine kinase: protein MRRLSLDQWSGLVMLAVSIWVGGTVLTGTTRVTIPSGWWLALFVVFLATLLISTDERPCKVRHTMFAVSVVSSWALVLTASDVGLLPILLVITAAVSVYAVPPPMGLTVIGLNTVVLVVLLMLAEASPTELMTIVGFYIAIQLATMLSSLTLVREQQMRRDLTTAHIDLRAASALLSESARTAERLRISRELHDLIGHQLTVLTLELEAARHREGERAREHVDRADRVARDLLADVRATVGELRVEPSDLTDLLRQVGRDLPGLEVSIDVDPAVRLDEAQTAALVRSVQEIVTNTIRHAEARELWIEVSADATGAVLTAVDDGKGHSGPMEGNGLRGLGERFAAFGGDVAFDGSDGFKVTARMPT, encoded by the coding sequence ATGCGACGATTGAGCCTGGATCAATGGTCCGGGCTGGTGATGCTCGCCGTCTCGATCTGGGTGGGCGGGACGGTGTTGACCGGCACGACTCGGGTGACGATCCCGAGTGGCTGGTGGCTCGCCCTGTTCGTGGTCTTCCTCGCGACCCTGCTGATCTCGACGGACGAAAGGCCGTGCAAGGTCAGGCACACGATGTTCGCCGTGTCCGTCGTGTCGTCCTGGGCGTTGGTGCTGACCGCGTCGGACGTGGGCCTGCTGCCGATCCTGTTGGTGATCACCGCGGCGGTGAGCGTTTACGCCGTGCCGCCGCCGATGGGGCTGACGGTCATCGGGCTCAACACCGTGGTGCTCGTCGTACTGTTGATGCTGGCGGAAGCCTCGCCCACTGAGTTGATGACGATCGTGGGCTTCTACATCGCCATCCAGCTGGCCACGATGTTGAGTTCCCTCACACTCGTCCGCGAACAGCAGATGCGCCGCGACCTGACCACGGCCCACATCGACCTGCGTGCCGCGTCGGCGCTGCTGTCGGAGTCCGCCCGCACGGCGGAGCGGCTGCGGATCTCGCGTGAGCTGCACGATCTCATCGGCCACCAGCTGACCGTGCTGACCCTGGAGCTGGAGGCGGCCCGCCACCGCGAGGGCGAGCGGGCTCGCGAGCACGTCGACCGGGCCGATCGGGTGGCTCGTGATCTGCTGGCCGACGTGCGGGCCACGGTGGGCGAACTGCGTGTCGAGCCCTCGGACCTCACCGACCTGCTGCGCCAGGTGGGACGTGACCTGCCCGGCCTGGAGGTGTCGATCGACGTCGACCCGGCGGTCCGGCTCGACGAGGCGCAGACGGCGGCGCTCGTGCGATCGGTGCAGGAGATCGTCACCAACACCATCCGGCACGCCGAGGCACGAGAACTGTGGATCGAGGTGTCGGCGGATGCGACGGGCGCGGTACTGACAGCGGTAGACGACGGGAAAGGACACTCCGGTCCGATGGAGGGCAACGGACTCCGCGGCCTTGGCGAGCGGTTCGCGGCCTTCGGCGGCGACGTCGCCTTCGACGGCAGCGACGGTTTCAAGGTCACCGCGAGGATGCCGACGTGA
- a CDS encoding ABC transporter ATP-binding protein, with protein sequence MTAPEPAVHAETLHKRYGDKVAVDDVSLRIETGEVLGILGTNGAGKTTTVEMIAGLRTPDRGRVRILGLDPQRDRAKVRQVLGVQLQQATLHSALTVTELIGLYRGFYPSPRPAEELLDLVGLQEQRSVRFEKLSGGQQQRLSIALALAGRPRVVILDELTTGLDPRARRQMWKTIERLRDEDVTILLVSHAMEEVERLCDRVALIDAGRVIALDTTKGLVTSAGAANLDEAFLALTGKELEDSE encoded by the coding sequence ATGACAGCACCGGAACCAGCAGTGCACGCCGAGACGCTGCACAAACGCTACGGCGACAAGGTAGCCGTCGACGACGTGAGCCTGCGGATCGAGACGGGCGAAGTCCTCGGCATCCTCGGCACCAACGGTGCGGGCAAGACCACCACGGTCGAGATGATCGCCGGGCTGCGCACGCCCGACCGGGGCCGCGTGCGCATCCTGGGCCTGGACCCGCAGCGCGACCGCGCCAAGGTCCGACAGGTGCTCGGCGTCCAGTTGCAGCAGGCCACGCTGCACAGCGCGTTGACGGTCACCGAACTGATCGGCCTGTACCGCGGCTTCTACCCGAGTCCCCGTCCCGCCGAGGAGCTGCTCGACCTCGTCGGCCTCCAGGAACAGCGGTCCGTCCGCTTCGAGAAGCTCTCCGGCGGGCAGCAGCAGCGGCTGTCGATCGCCCTGGCGCTCGCGGGCAGGCCGAGGGTGGTGATCCTCGACGAGCTCACCACCGGTCTCGATCCCCGCGCCCGGCGGCAGATGTGGAAGACGATCGAGCGGCTGCGCGACGAGGACGTCACCATCCTGCTCGTCAGCCATGCCATGGAGGAGGTCGAGCGGCTCTGTGATCGCGTCGCGCTCATCGACGCGGGGCGGGTCATCGCCCTGGACACCACCAAGGGCCTGGTCACGAGCGCCGGGGCGGCGAACCTCGACGAGGCGTTCCTCGCACTGACCGGGAAGGAACTGGAGGACTCCGAATGA
- a CDS encoding ABC transporter permease translates to MSTAVEARRPGMKAWLTLIQCEAKMVARDTAGLVVPIGLPLLSLVMSASSAGDEVISNGMTALDLFVLPLVLTMVIAIVGIINMPSFLSYYRRTGILRRLSVTPASPTMVLIAQVIVSVIQTVIGLAVAVAVAFIGFGANVPTNLAAALGVYLLTMAAMYAIGMIVAAIAPTPNSAVAIGLVTFFAFGALGGMFGGPDALPDFLASIGEWLPFGAAVDALAAAWAGTAVEMSSLISLGATTVLGVLVAAVLFRWD, encoded by the coding sequence ATGAGCACCGCGGTCGAAGCCCGCAGACCGGGCATGAAGGCATGGCTGACGTTGATCCAGTGCGAGGCCAAGATGGTCGCGCGCGACACGGCGGGCCTGGTCGTCCCGATCGGACTTCCGCTGCTGAGCCTCGTGATGAGCGCGTCCTCGGCGGGCGACGAGGTGATCAGCAACGGGATGACGGCCCTCGACCTGTTCGTCCTTCCGCTGGTGTTGACGATGGTCATCGCGATCGTCGGCATCATCAACATGCCCAGCTTCCTCTCCTATTACCGCCGCACCGGCATCCTGCGCAGGCTCTCGGTCACGCCCGCGTCCCCGACCATGGTCCTGATCGCCCAGGTCATCGTGAGCGTCATCCAGACCGTGATCGGGCTCGCCGTCGCCGTCGCCGTCGCGTTCATCGGCTTCGGCGCCAACGTGCCCACGAATCTGGCCGCGGCGCTGGGCGTCTATCTGCTCACCATGGCGGCGATGTACGCGATCGGGATGATCGTCGCCGCCATCGCGCCGACCCCGAACTCGGCGGTCGCGATCGGCCTCGTCACCTTCTTCGCCTTCGGTGCGCTCGGCGGCATGTTCGGCGGGCCCGACGCGCTGCCGGACTTCCTCGCGTCCATCGGGGAGTGGCTGCCGTTCGGCGCCGCCGTCGACGCGCTCGCCGCCGCGTGGGCCGGGACGGCCGTCGAGATGTCCTCGCTGATCAGTCTCGGAGCGACGACCGTACTCGGTGTGCTCGTCGCGGCCGTGCTGTTCCGCTGGGACTGA